From Abditibacteriota bacterium, a single genomic window includes:
- a CDS encoding alpha-galactosidase yields MKTMIFISLILLILAALPAAAETPEEFADRAFRGDNTLSGAEAYMEVIEELLPGTIRINRSAHTIPENLSVGGRQFARGLGTHANTHMRFVFQKPVKSFLATGGIQDGRPDVASARASVEAVGKKVYASPVCRVGQSVDISAPCGGADTVDLILDDAGDGISCDQFDWCDARFEMEDGSVIYADEIVAQSRFRHRYPFSFTYDGQASDLLLPGWQLSETTEDLSPGEVRKTYAWQEPGGPLSVKAVVRIYKDAPALDWTVYFENTGSGNTPILTDVNALELELFAGRPDPDAPKGLFAHSPDEEAQDKDVELLTLHGSDPGHTADVFREFIVMPSWLCDGKSVSIHNTLNIWPTWGEYAPYWAIRTSGGGAVCGLGWTGNWTGSFRRTGSSVRISAGFPGDKFHTYLKPGEQVRSPRAMAALYEGGDLQQGFNAWRRAMLRHVSPQVDGQPAMIPLAASLSVLEAMNATAETDRKYIEAISGLGLETCWMDAWYTRDKWPAGIGNYHEPIGDMVDPERYPDGLEPLVELAEKDGMNILMWFGPETVQTNTYVVNEHPEYVMQSDKDPVHSLAVGEKDAREYMLGLMNSAIKKYHVKIFRTDSGISEDNLNGFYREDDTEDRRGIAENKYCCGLYAFWDGMLAANPGLVIDNCCAGGSRLDLEMMSRTISMWRTDVSCGLYTAGNRSAYMNQIITSGLNYFIPWSTSGCQGDEPYQLRSAYNTGLSFAEPALIREDYDRETVKKALEEFKRLRPYHLLNYNLLFAGDLTDNCWCAWQYSAEDRSRGYAMVFRRSETDYAGLTLDLRDIDPSARYRVKTYRSFDLDEEKVMEGSELQRYTAIIYDRPGSLLVEYSLTD; encoded by the coding sequence ATGAAAACCATGATATTTATCTCTCTCATTCTGTTGATCCTTGCAGCCCTGCCCGCAGCCGCGGAGACTCCGGAGGAATTTGCCGACCGGGCCTTCCGGGGTGACAACACTCTTTCCGGCGCGGAGGCCTATATGGAGGTCATAGAGGAGCTGCTGCCGGGCACCATCCGTATCAACCGTTCCGCCCACACCATCCCGGAAAACCTTTCCGTTGGGGGCAGACAGTTCGCCCGGGGCCTGGGCACCCACGCCAACACCCACATGCGCTTCGTATTTCAAAAGCCGGTAAAGTCCTTCCTGGCTACAGGCGGCATCCAGGACGGCAGGCCGGACGTGGCCTCGGCGCGGGCCTCGGTGGAAGCCGTGGGCAAAAAGGTCTACGCCTCCCCCGTGTGCCGGGTGGGCCAAAGCGTTGATATCAGCGCCCCCTGCGGCGGCGCCGACACCGTGGACCTGATCCTGGACGACGCCGGCGACGGCATCAGCTGCGACCAGTTCGACTGGTGCGACGCCCGGTTTGAGATGGAGGACGGCAGCGTCATATACGCCGACGAGATAGTGGCCCAAAGCCGCTTCCGCCACAGATACCCCTTCTCCTTCACCTACGATGGTCAGGCCTCCGACCTGTTGCTGCCCGGCTGGCAGCTGAGCGAGACGACGGAGGACCTGTCCCCCGGCGAGGTCCGCAAGACCTACGCCTGGCAGGAGCCCGGCGGTCCACTGTCCGTGAAGGCTGTGGTGAGGATATACAAGGACGCCCCCGCTCTGGACTGGACCGTGTATTTTGAGAACACGGGCAGCGGCAACACCCCCATCCTCACCGACGTGAACGCCCTGGAGCTGGAGCTCTTTGCCGGCAGGCCGGACCCGGACGCGCCGAAGGGGCTCTTTGCCCACAGCCCCGACGAGGAGGCGCAGGACAAAGACGTGGAGCTGCTGACTCTCCACGGCTCAGACCCGGGACACACGGCCGACGTGTTCAGAGAGTTCATAGTCATGCCCTCCTGGCTCTGTGACGGAAAATCCGTGTCCATACACAACACCCTGAACATCTGGCCCACCTGGGGCGAATACGCCCCCTACTGGGCAATAAGGACCTCCGGCGGCGGCGCCGTCTGCGGTCTGGGCTGGACCGGCAACTGGACCGGCTCCTTCCGCAGGACCGGCAGCTCCGTGAGGATATCCGCCGGCTTCCCCGGAGACAAATTCCACACGTATCTGAAGCCCGGCGAACAGGTCCGCAGCCCCAGAGCCATGGCTGCTCTGTATGAGGGCGGCGACCTGCAGCAGGGCTTCAACGCCTGGCGCAGGGCCATGCTGAGACACGTGAGCCCTCAGGTGGACGGACAGCCGGCCATGATACCTCTGGCGGCGTCTCTCTCGGTGCTGGAGGCCATGAACGCCACGGCGGAGACAGACAGAAAATACATAGAGGCCATATCCGGGCTGGGTCTGGAGACCTGCTGGATGGACGCCTGGTACACCCGGGACAAGTGGCCCGCAGGCATAGGCAACTACCACGAGCCCATCGGAGACATGGTGGACCCCGAGAGGTATCCCGACGGACTGGAGCCTCTGGTGGAGCTGGCGGAGAAGGACGGCATGAACATACTCATGTGGTTCGGCCCGGAGACCGTGCAGACAAACACCTACGTGGTCAACGAGCATCCGGAATACGTGATGCAGAGCGACAAGGACCCGGTCCACTCGCTGGCAGTCGGTGAAAAGGACGCCCGGGAATACATGCTGGGCCTGATGAACAGCGCCATCAAAAAGTATCACGTGAAGATCTTCCGCACGGACTCCGGCATCAGCGAGGACAATCTGAACGGCTTTTACCGGGAGGACGACACGGAGGACCGGCGGGGCATAGCCGAGAACAAATACTGCTGCGGCCTCTATGCCTTCTGGGACGGCATGCTGGCAGCAAATCCGGGGCTGGTGATAGACAACTGCTGCGCCGGCGGCTCCCGTCTGGATCTGGAAATGATGAGCCGCACCATCTCCATGTGGCGCACCGACGTGAGCTGCGGTCTCTACACAGCCGGCAACCGGTCGGCCTATATGAACCAGATTATCACCTCGGGGCTCAACTACTTCATACCCTGGTCCACCTCCGGGTGTCAGGGAGACGAGCCCTACCAGCTGCGCAGCGCCTACAACACGGGGCTGTCCTTTGCGGAGCCGGCCCTCATCAGAGAGGACTATGACAGAGAGACCGTGAAGAAGGCTCTGGAGGAATTCAAACGCCTGCGGCCCTATCACCTGCTGAATTACAATTTGCTGTTTGCCGGCGACCTGACGGACAACTGCTGGTGCGCCTGGCAGTATTCGGCAGAGGACAGGAGCCGGGGCTATGCCATGGTGTTCCGGCGCTCGGAGACGGACTACGCGGGCCTGACTCTCGACCTGAGAGACATAGACCCGTCGGCCCGCTACAGGGTGAAGACCTACAGGAGCTTTGACCTTGACGAGGAAAAGGTGATGGAGGGCAGTGAGCTGCAGCGCTATACTGCCATCATCTACGACCGGCCCGGCAGCCTGCTCGTAGAATACAGCCTGACGGACTGA
- the lysS gene encoding lysine--tRNA ligase → MKEMGRDPFRVERCPRFACITDSQNRKLADISFESNALKAEFEKLEQDGSDNVITAGYAGRITGMRLMGKAAFCTVSDRSGMLQVYLRKDDIEDYEMVKLLDMGDFIGVEGFLFRTKTGEVSLHARSLTVLAKGLRPIPFGKEKDGQTWNTMSDVELRYRQRYVDLVINRESRNIFMLRSKIVSAMREFYESRGYLEVETPVLQSVAGGAAARPFLTHHNALDMGLHLRISLELYLKRLIVGGLEKVFEIGRVFRNEGIDTRHNPEFTLMESYEAYADLDDVMQLVEDMLRFIAVRVHGKAACMYDDEEIDFSKPFRRLPMLQGIEEYAGVKPEAFKNLDSALEAMKSLGLSTEGETMVGGIIEKIHERFVQPRLVQPTFITDFPTENSPLAKMRADDPSLTRRFELYIAKQECGNAFSEINDPIDQKERFILQAQQRAAGDEEAHPMDEDYIRALEYGMPPCGGFGMGIDRLVMILLNQKSIRDVLLFPQMKPEAGEKGPELPFAEPEPAEIDFSKVRTEPLFEDLVDFETFSRSDFRAVKVLECEAVKKSKKLLKFLLDDGSGTPRTILSGIHPFYEPEELVGKTLIAITNLPPRAMMGIDSCGMIISAVHEEEGEEKLHVLMVDPRIPAGAKLY, encoded by the coding sequence ATGAAGGAAATGGGCCGGGACCCCTTCCGGGTGGAGCGGTGCCCGCGGTTTGCCTGCATCACCGACTCCCAGAACCGGAAGCTGGCGGACATTTCCTTTGAGAGCAACGCCCTTAAAGCAGAATTTGAAAAGCTGGAACAAGACGGTTCCGACAACGTGATCACCGCCGGCTACGCCGGCCGGATCACCGGTATGCGCCTTATGGGCAAGGCAGCTTTTTGCACAGTGAGCGACCGCTCCGGCATGCTGCAGGTCTATCTGCGCAAGGACGACATAGAGGACTATGAGATGGTCAAGCTGCTGGATATGGGCGACTTCATCGGGGTGGAAGGCTTTCTCTTCCGTACCAAGACCGGCGAGGTCAGCCTGCACGCCCGCAGCCTGACGGTGCTGGCCAAGGGCCTGAGGCCCATCCCCTTCGGCAAGGAAAAGGACGGCCAGACCTGGAACACCATGAGCGACGTGGAGCTCAGGTACCGCCAGCGCTACGTGGACCTGGTCATCAACCGGGAGAGCAGAAACATATTCATGCTGCGGTCAAAGATAGTGTCGGCCATGCGGGAGTTTTACGAGTCCAGAGGCTATCTGGAGGTGGAGACCCCCGTGCTGCAGTCCGTGGCCGGCGGAGCCGCCGCCAGACCCTTCCTGACCCATCACAACGCCCTGGATATGGGGCTCCATCTGCGCATCAGTCTGGAGCTCTATCTGAAGCGCCTCATAGTGGGCGGTCTGGAAAAGGTGTTTGAGATAGGCCGCGTGTTCCGCAACGAGGGCATAGACACCCGGCACAACCCCGAGTTCACCCTCATGGAATCCTACGAGGCCTACGCGGACCTGGACGACGTGATGCAGCTGGTAGAAGACATGCTGCGCTTCATAGCCGTCAGGGTCCACGGCAAGGCGGCCTGCATGTACGACGACGAGGAAATAGACTTTTCCAAGCCCTTCCGCCGGCTCCCCATGCTGCAGGGCATAGAGGAATACGCGGGCGTCAAGCCCGAGGCCTTCAAGAACCTCGACAGCGCCCTGGAAGCCATGAAGAGCCTGGGGCTCAGTACCGAGGGCGAGACCATGGTAGGCGGCATCATCGAAAAGATACACGAGCGCTTTGTGCAGCCCCGGCTGGTGCAGCCCACCTTCATCACCGACTTTCCCACGGAGAACTCACCTCTGGCCAAGATGCGGGCGGACGACCCCTCCCTCACCCGCCGGTTTGAGCTCTATATAGCCAAGCAGGAATGCGGCAACGCCTTTTCGGAGATCAACGACCCCATAGACCAGAAGGAGCGGTTCATACTCCAGGCTCAGCAGCGGGCCGCCGGCGACGAGGAGGCCCATCCCATGGATGAGGACTACATCCGGGCCCTGGAATACGGCATGCCTCCCTGCGGCGGCTTTGGCATGGGCATAGACAGGCTGGTGATGATACTCCTGAACCAGAAGTCCATCCGCGACGTGCTCCTCTTCCCTCAGATGAAGCCCGAAGCCGGCGAAAAGGGGCCCGAGCTGCCCTTTGCCGAGCCGGAGCCCGCCGAGATAGACTTCTCCAAAGTCAGGACGGAGCCCCTCTTTGAGGACCTGGTGGACTTTGAGACCTTCTCCAGGAGCGACTTCCGGGCCGTGAAGGTGCTGGAGTGCGAAGCGGTGAAGAAGTCCAAGAAGCTCCTCAAGTTCCTGCTGGACGACGGCAGCGGCACCCCCAGGACCATCCTCAGCGGCATCCATCCCTTCTACGAGCCCGAGGAGCTGGTGGGCAAGACCCTCATCGCCATCACCAATCTGCCTCCCAGAGCCATGATGGGCATCGACAGCTGCGGCATGATCATCTCCGCAGTCCATGAAGAAGAGGGCGAGGAAAAGCTCCACGTGCTCATGGTGGATCCCCGGATCCCCGCGGGAGCCAAGCTCTATTAG
- the rpsB gene encoding 30S ribosomal protein S2 → MAQVTMKELLEAGVHFGHRTHRWNPKMKRYIYAGRNGIYIIDLHQTLKLFEQARDFIQDIAAKGEHILFVGTKKQAQEAIETAAKSCNMFYVNQRWLGGMLTNYKTIQSRIAKLAELERMKEEGDFERLTKKEASLKQEQMDKLEKFLGGIKNMPGMPGAMFVVDLKKEKNAVAEAHRLEIPIVAVVDTNCDPDDADYVIPGNDDAIRAIKLICTKMAESINEVIAPATEGEEVGEEPAEDEEKPEVADEIPTIPPAAPITEVAEAPVEEEAAPAAEEAAPETADTEE, encoded by the coding sequence ATGGCTCAAGTTACTATGAAAGAGCTCCTGGAAGCCGGCGTGCATTTCGGTCACAGGACTCACAGATGGAACCCCAAGATGAAGCGGTATATATATGCCGGCCGCAACGGTATATATATCATCGACCTGCACCAGACCCTGAAGCTGTTTGAGCAGGCGAGAGACTTCATACAGGATATAGCTGCCAAGGGCGAGCACATCCTGTTCGTAGGTACCAAGAAGCAGGCCCAGGAGGCCATCGAGACCGCGGCCAAGAGCTGCAACATGTTCTACGTGAACCAGCGCTGGCTGGGCGGTATGCTGACCAACTACAAGACCATCCAGAGCCGCATCGCCAAGCTGGCCGAGCTGGAGAGGATGAAGGAAGAGGGCGATTTTGAGCGCCTCACCAAGAAGGAAGCCTCCCTGAAGCAGGAGCAGATGGACAAGCTGGAAAAGTTCCTGGGCGGCATCAAGAATATGCCCGGTATGCCCGGCGCCATGTTCGTGGTGGACCTGAAAAAGGAAAAGAACGCCGTAGCCGAAGCCCACAGACTGGAGATCCCCATCGTGGCCGTAGTGGATACCAACTGCGATCCCGATGATGCGGACTACGTGATCCCCGGCAACGACGACGCCATCAGAGCCATCAAGCTCATCTGCACCAAGATGGCAGAGTCCATCAACGAGGTCATCGCTCCCGCCACCGAGGGTGAGGAAGTAGGCGAAGAGCCTGCCGAGGATGAGGAAAAGCCCGAGGTCGCCGATGAGATCCCGACCATTCCCCCGGCAGCTCCCATCACCGAAGTAGCCGAAGCTCCCGTTGAAGAGGAGGCTGCTCCTGCAGCAGAAGAGGCGGCTCCCGAGACAGCGGACACCGAAGAATAG
- a CDS encoding elongation factor Ts yields the protein MAITAADVKKLREQTGVGMMDCKKALTQADGDFEAAIAILREKGIAVAAKRVDRTAAEGVLVIRKNGDAISMAELNCETSFVAANEDFVKLAEDIADKACGFEGDLDALKEQKLASGRTIAESITDTMARIGEKIDCPRFATMKAGEKDALDGYVHFDKLKGVIVKLSCGSAEAAADPDTAALAKDIAMHAAWTAPKYLDVKDVPAEEVEKEREIQINRAKEEGKPEEIARKMVEGRLRKEFFANICLTQQAFIKDEKMTIAQLIAGYAKEKGYDVSLAAFVRFRVGEQN from the coding sequence ATGGCAATTACTGCAGCAGACGTAAAAAAACTGAGAGAACAGACCGGCGTAGGCATGATGGACTGCAAAAAAGCCCTGACACAGGCCGACGGCGATTTTGAGGCGGCTATCGCCATACTGAGAGAAAAAGGCATTGCCGTAGCGGCAAAGAGAGTGGACAGGACCGCAGCCGAGGGCGTGCTGGTCATCAGAAAGAACGGCGACGCCATCAGCATGGCCGAGCTGAACTGCGAGACCTCCTTCGTGGCAGCCAACGAAGACTTTGTGAAGCTGGCCGAGGATATAGCCGACAAGGCCTGCGGCTTTGAGGGCGACCTGGATGCTCTGAAGGAGCAAAAGCTCGCTTCCGGCAGGACCATAGCCGAGAGCATCACCGACACCATGGCCCGCATAGGCGAAAAGATCGACTGCCCCAGATTTGCTACCATGAAGGCAGGGGAGAAGGACGCTCTGGACGGCTACGTCCACTTTGACAAACTGAAGGGAGTCATAGTGAAGCTGTCCTGCGGCAGCGCCGAGGCTGCCGCCGACCCGGACACCGCGGCTCTGGCCAAGGATATAGCCATGCACGCTGCCTGGACCGCTCCCAAATATCTGGACGTGAAGGACGTTCCCGCCGAAGAGGTGGAGAAGGAGAGAGAGATCCAGATCAACAGAGCCAAGGAAGAGGGCAAGCCCGAAGAGATAGCCAGAAAGATGGTGGAAGGCCGCCTGAGAAAAGAGTTCTTTGCCAATATCTGCCTCACCCAGCAGGCCTTCATCAAGGACGAAAAGATGACCATCGCCCAGCTCATAGCCGGCTACGCCAAGGAAAAGGGCTACGACGTATCCCTGGCCGCCTTTGTCCGCTTCAGAGTAGGCGAGCAGAACTAA
- a CDS encoding UMP kinase → MAYRRILLKLSGEAFAGPDKVGINGETVRSIAMEVKKAWDTGVQIGIVIGAGNLVRGATAQGQGIDRTDGDYMGMLGTVMNSMAMQAALTNLGAPAVVQSSITMNQVCEPFVKRKAVRHMEKGRIVLFGGGTGNPFFTTDTAAALKALEIGAEALFKATNVDGVYTADPKKDPSAVKFDSISCAEALEKGLKVMDSTAFSMCRDHRLPIIVFDIRGEDNIKNAALGKKVGTFVGE, encoded by the coding sequence ATGGCATACAGGCGCATACTGCTGAAGCTGTCGGGCGAGGCCTTTGCCGGTCCGGATAAGGTCGGTATCAACGGCGAGACCGTCCGCAGCATAGCCATGGAGGTCAAGAAGGCCTGGGACACCGGAGTCCAGATAGGCATCGTCATAGGCGCGGGCAATCTGGTCAGAGGAGCCACGGCTCAGGGCCAGGGCATAGACCGCACCGACGGCGACTATATGGGCATGCTGGGCACCGTGATGAACTCCATGGCCATGCAGGCCGCCCTTACCAATCTGGGCGCCCCCGCCGTGGTCCAGTCCTCCATCACCATGAACCAGGTCTGCGAGCCTTTTGTCAAGAGAAAGGCCGTGAGACACATGGAAAAGGGCAGGATAGTGCTCTTTGGCGGAGGCACGGGCAATCCCTTCTTCACCACTGACACGGCTGCCGCGCTGAAGGCTCTGGAGATCGGCGCAGAAGCGCTCTTCAAGGCCACCAACGTGGACGGAGTATATACGGCTGATCCCAAAAAGGACCCCTCCGCCGTGAAGTTCGACTCCATCAGCTGCGCCGAGGCTCTGGAAAAGGGGCTCAAGGTCATGGATTCCACAGCATTTTCCATGTGCCGGGATCACCGCCTGCCCATCATCGTTTTTGACATCAGGGGCGAGGACAACATCAAAAACGCAGCCCTTGGGAAAAAAGTAGGTACCTTTGTAGGAGAGTAA
- the frr gene encoding ribosome recycling factor — MSNDVISKAEDKMKKAVEFAVADFGTLRTGKASARMLDGIEASYYGTNMPINQIASISVPDPSMILIKPYDASALKDIEKAILASELNINPTNDGQAIRLSIPPLTEETRKGIIKQLMKKSEEHKVAVRNIRRDANEALKKEQKAAAITEDDLKREQDKIQKLTDKYIAELDKACQAKEKELKTI, encoded by the coding sequence ATGTCCAACGACGTTATCTCTAAAGCTGAAGACAAGATGAAAAAGGCGGTGGAGTTTGCCGTCGCCGATTTCGGCACTCTGCGCACCGGCAAGGCCAGCGCCAGGATGCTGGACGGCATTGAGGCCAGCTACTACGGCACCAATATGCCTATCAATCAGATAGCCTCCATCTCGGTGCCCGACCCCAGCATGATACTGATCAAGCCTTACGACGCTTCGGCGCTGAAGGACATCGAAAAGGCCATCCTCGCATCGGAGCTGAACATCAACCCCACCAACGACGGCCAGGCTATACGTCTGTCCATCCCTCCTCTTACCGAGGAGACCAGAAAGGGCATCATCAAGCAGCTCATGAAGAAATCCGAGGAGCACAAGGTGGCTGTCCGCAACATACGCAGAGACGCCAACGAAGCTCTGAAAAAGGAGCAGAAGGCCGCCGCCATCACGGAAGACGATCTGAAGCGGGAGCAGGACAAGATCCAGAAGCTCACCGACAAGTATATCGCCGAGCTGGACAAGGCCTGTCAGGCCAAGGAAAAAGAGTTAAAAACCATATAA
- a CDS encoding cellulase family glycosylhydrolase, whose amino-acid sequence MKTILVIMVLLAAGCLWGQTALGPLSVRGTNYYPALTPWGDMWSDKTPAGTYEKDMALAASLGVNTVRTFLFFDVDRGYNTADGEVTPAMLKRFEELLAAADRHGIKLIPCFEGLRDKDEKVRRAFIASFARRYKNDGRILMWDLINEPGGAVGGPLGDPQTAEFIASDFPYLKSLDPKHPVTVGLCYEIYQLSQIIVPDTSHFHDYAPWKDYREQGLARIGGTVAMMRQYAPSRPVIVGEYGWASRDDKNELGTADMTERLQAYRYGICLTGYERYRVEGVLSWCLLDYPVPLWQDAQRYYGCVRFDGSLKPSAIVMKDFYTKWAAGADYGFSEDFNSPSSWQQTENCRLEDYLEDDGLILQRSEAGGRAFAAQTRTVNPGLYPWLTVSLPELSEGASTRVEIDAEGKAYAFPEIKEPGVYEWDVRSVMTTRDRPESLTVKAVLTGPAGCEAMWGRISLGNKRQLPAK is encoded by the coding sequence ATGAAAACTATACTTGTCATCATGGTTCTGCTTGCTGCCGGCTGCCTCTGGGGGCAGACGGCCCTTGGGCCTCTGTCCGTACGCGGCACCAACTACTATCCGGCCCTGACCCCCTGGGGAGACATGTGGAGCGACAAGACACCTGCGGGGACCTATGAGAAGGATATGGCCCTGGCTGCCTCACTGGGAGTGAACACAGTGCGCACCTTCCTCTTCTTCGACGTTGACCGGGGCTACAACACCGCCGACGGAGAAGTGACTCCCGCTATGCTGAAGCGGTTCGAGGAGCTGCTGGCGGCGGCGGACAGGCACGGAATAAAGCTGATACCCTGCTTCGAGGGGCTCCGGGACAAGGACGAAAAAGTCCGGCGCGCCTTTATAGCCTCCTTCGCCCGCCGGTATAAAAACGACGGCCGCATCCTCATGTGGGACCTCATCAACGAGCCCGGCGGAGCCGTGGGGGGACCTCTGGGGGATCCGCAGACCGCAGAGTTCATCGCAAGTGACTTTCCCTATCTCAAGAGCCTGGACCCCAAACACCCGGTCACCGTGGGCCTCTGCTACGAGATATACCAGCTGTCCCAGATCATCGTTCCGGACACCTCCCACTTTCACGACTACGCCCCCTGGAAGGACTACCGGGAGCAGGGGCTTGCCCGCATAGGGGGCACCGTGGCTATGATGAGGCAATACGCCCCCTCCCGTCCCGTGATAGTGGGGGAATACGGCTGGGCCAGCCGGGATGACAAGAACGAGCTGGGCACCGCCGATATGACAGAGCGGCTCCAGGCTTACCGCTACGGTATATGCCTCACGGGCTACGAGCGTTACAGAGTGGAGGGCGTGCTGAGCTGGTGCCTGCTGGACTATCCCGTTCCCCTGTGGCAGGACGCCCAGAGATATTACGGCTGCGTGCGCTTTGACGGCTCCCTGAAGCCCTCCGCCATAGTCATGAAGGATTTCTATACCAAATGGGCGGCGGGGGCCGATTACGGCTTCAGCGAGGACTTCAACAGCCCGTCGAGCTGGCAGCAGACGGAGAACTGCCGGCTGGAGGACTATCTGGAGGACGACGGCCTCATACTCCAGCGCTCGGAGGCCGGCGGCAGGGCCTTTGCGGCCCAGACCCGGACAGTGAACCCGGGGCTTTATCCCTGGCTCACCGTGTCCCTGCCGGAGCTGTCGGAGGGGGCATCGACCCGGGTGGAGATAGACGCGGAGGGCAAAGCATATGCTTTTCCGGAGATAAAGGAGCCGGGCGTGTATGAGTGGGACGTCCGAAGCGTTATGACTACCCGGGACAGGCCCGAAAGCCTCACCGTGAAAGCAGTGCTGACGGGCCCCGCCGGCTGCGAAGCCATGTGGGGGCGGATAAGCCTCGGGAACAAAAGACAGCTGCCGGCAAAATAG